TTACCCGGCGACCTCCGCGACCCCCACAGCCACCGCGCCTCTGCGAGCGCGGCATCCCGTCAGGAAGAACACGTGCGTTACGCCACCTCCATCGCCGATCTCGTCGGCAACACTCCGCTCGTCCGTCTCAACTCCGTCACCGAGGGCATCGCCGCCACGGTCCTGGCGAAGGTCGAGTACTTCAACCCCGGCAGCTCTGCGAAGGACCGCATCGCGCGGAACATCATCGACGCCGCGGAGCGCGACGGTCATCTGAAGCCCGGCGGCACGATCGTCGAGCCGACGAGCGGCAACACCGGCGTCGGGCTCGCACTCGTCGCGCAGCAGCGCGGATACCGGATGATCTTCGTCGTCCCCGACAAGTTCGCGGGCGAGAAGGTCGCCGTGCTCAAGGCCTATGGTGCTGAGGTCGTGATGACCGCCACGAGCGTCCCCCCGGAGCATCCGGACTCTTACTACAGCGTGTCGGATCGCCTTGCTGCGTCGATCCCCGGTGCGTTCAAGCCGAACCAGTTCGCGAATCTCAACGGTCCGCGCGGGCACTACGAGACGACCGGGCCTGAGATCTGGCGCGACACCGACGGCAAGGTCACGCACTTCGTCGCCGGCGTCGGCACCGGTGGCACCGTCAGCGGCACCGGCCGATTCCTCAAGGAGGCGACCGACGGCGAGATCACCGTCATCGGGGCCGACCCCGAGGGGTCGATCTACTCGGGCGGCGACATCCACGGCTACCTCGTCGAGGGCGTCGGCGAGGACTTCATGCCCGCGACCTTCGATCCCACGGTCGTCGACCGTTTCGAGCGCGTGGGCGACGCTGAGGCGTTCGCCATGACGCGCCGTCTCGCTCGCGAGGAGGGC
This DNA window, taken from Microbacterium sp. MM2322, encodes the following:
- a CDS encoding pyridoxal-phosphate dependent enzyme, whose amino-acid sequence is MRYATSIADLVGNTPLVRLNSVTEGIAATVLAKVEYFNPGSSAKDRIARNIIDAAERDGHLKPGGTIVEPTSGNTGVGLALVAQQRGYRMIFVVPDKFAGEKVAVLKAYGAEVVMTATSVPPEHPDSYYSVSDRLAASIPGAFKPNQFANLNGPRGHYETTGPEIWRDTDGKVTHFVAGVGTGGTVSGTGRFLKEATDGEITVIGADPEGSIYSGGDIHGYLVEGVGEDFMPATFDPTVVDRFERVGDAEAFAMTRRLAREEGLLVGGSSGMAVVAALRVARELPADAVMVVLLPDHGRGYLSKIYNDDWMTDHGFSVVTESETTGSLA